The DNA region GCTGGCGGGTTTCCCGGAAGGGCCCGGACTGACGATCACTTGGATGGTGGCGGCGGCGCTGACGCTTGCGTGGCGGGCTGATTCTTATCGTTTACCGCGTCTTCCATGAGCGTGGCGACGCCACGAGGGTTTTCCTGCTGGGCGACGTGGCCGCCGGGGAAAGTGCGGATGGTCCAGCCTCGGGTCATCGCACGGTGCCAGTTTTTATCGGTGGTGGCGCGGGCCTCCGCTTTCTCGGCGGGGACAAATGCGACGTAGGTGACGGGCAGCGATTTCACGGCCGGATTTTTGTAGGAGACGGGTTCGCTGAAGGTTTTCACCGGATGAGGGACACCGCGAGGGAAGGGGGCGTCTGGGTTGTACCAGGGGAAGTGAACCAGCCCATCGACGATTTTCGCTTTGGGCGGCGGGCCGCCGACGAGATCGAAGGCGGACTGGCCGTCGTCGGGGACCATCGCGTCGAGGAAGATGACGTGGCGGATGCGCTCGGGAATTCGGTCCATCACGCCGGTGATCACCATGCCGCCGTAGCTATGACCTGAGAGCACGACATCGTGGAGATCCTCGAAGAGGATCAGATTCACGACGTCGTTGATGTGCGTCTCTAAATTCACCCCGGCGGTGGCGAGATGCATGCGTTCACCCAGGCCGGTGAGGGTGACGCGGTGGACCTCGTGTCCGTCGTCGGCGAGAAATTTTCCGGTACGTTTCCATTCCCAACCGCCGGCGGTGGCGCCGTGGACGATGACAAAGGTGTATTTGCGGGCTGGATCGTCAGCGCGAGCGGAGGAGAGTGCGAGCAAGACCAGGCCGAGGAGCAGGAACGCGCGAGCAATGGGGGCTTTTTTCATAAGGGGATTTTTTGCGGACTGAGAGGTTTCGCGAGACGGAGGGAGGATCGCAATCACCGCGCGACAGAATCAACGAGCGGGTTGATACGCGTCGGGAGCGCAGGTGGGCAAGGCGGTGGCCTTACGGGGCGGTGCTGCGGCGCTTTAGCCGAAGACGGACCAGCCGGTGCGTTGCACGAGGAGTTCGAGGGCGGCGGTGCCGAGGAGGGAGTTGCCATTGGCATCGAGGCCCGGTGCCCAGACGGCCACTACAGCGCGGTTGGGGACAATGGCGAGGATGCCGCCGCCGACACCGCTCTTGCCGGGGAGGCCGACGCGGAAGGCGAAGTCGCCGGCACCGTCGTAGTGGCCGCAGGTCATCATGAGGGCGTTGATGCGGCGGGCGCGGGGAGAGGAGACGACGTTGAAACCGGTGAGCGGATTGCGGCCGTTGGCGGCGAGGAAGAGACCGGCTTGCGCGAGCTGGCGGCAGTTCATCGCGATGGCGCATTGGTGGAAATAGACGCCGAGCACCTCGGCGGGCGGGTGCTGAATCACGCCGAAGGAGCGCATGAAGTGAGCGAGGGCCATGTTGCGGTCGCCGTGGGCCTGCTCGGACTGGGCGACGAGGCGGTCGATGTTGATGGCGTCGTCGTTGGCGAGGAAGCGGACGAAGCGGAGGATTTCGCCGATGGCTTCCTTCGGGCGGTGTCCGCCTAGGATGATGTCGGTGACGGCGATGGCGCCGGCGTTGACGAAGGGATTGCGCGGACGGCCCTGCTCATGCTCGAGCTGGACGATGGAGTTAAAGGCGTTGCCGGAAGGTTCGCGGCCGACGCGGTCCCACACGCGGTCGCCGATCTGGCCGAGGGCGAGGGTGAGCGTGAAGAGTTTGGAAATGCTCTGGATGGAAAAGGGCTCGTCGGCGTCGCCGGCGGTGACGACTGGGCCGGAGAGCGGGGCGACGGCGATGGCGAATTTATCGGCGGAGACTTTGGCGAGTTGAGGAATGTAGTCGGCCACGCGGCCCTTGTCGGTGCGGGCGCGCAGGTCGGCGACGATCTCGTCGAGCAGCGGTTTGAGCGAATCCATGCGGCGGAGCATGGCGGTGCGCGCGCGAGTGGCCAGTCTGCGCGTGAGTGAGCGCGTGAGGAAGAATCGGCAGGGAGGGCGAGAAGCGTTATGCGGCGCGTGAGTCTATTGTTGCGGCGGGGCGGGCGTTGCATCGACTCGCGCGGACGGCGTTCACTTTTACCCCGCACGCGCATGTCTTCCCGGTCGCGCCTTCAGTCCGCTCCACCCCGCACACCCTGGCCTGATCCGGTCATGTTTGGCCTCATGCTGCTCGTGGCGCTGGCTGTTTACTGGCCGGCGTTGCGAGGGGAATTTATCTGGGACGATGACGCGCATGTGACACGGGTGGACCTGCGGTCGCTGGGCGGGTTGTGGCGCATCTGGTTCGAGCCGGGGGCGACGCAGCAATTTTATCCGCTGCTGCATTCGGCGTTTTGGATGGAGCACAAACTCTGGGGTGACGCGCCGATCGGATATCACCTCGTGAACGTGGGGCTGCACGCGGGGGCGGCGACGTTGTTCGCCATGCTGCTGAGGCGGCTGGCGGTGCCGGGGGCGTGGCTGGCGGGGATTTTGTTTTTGGTGCATCCGGTGTGTGTGGAGTCGGTTGCATGGATCTCGGAGCAAAAGAACACGCTGTCGCTCGTGCTCTATCTGGTGGCGGCGCATGCGTATCTGCGCTTCGAAGGGAAACGCAGCCCGGGGATCTATGCGCTGGCGACGGCTGTGTTCGTGCTGGCGCTGCTGACGAAAACGGTGACGGCGTCGCTGCCGGCGGCGTTGCTGGTAGTCGGTTGGTGGCGACACGGGCGGCTGGAGTGGCGGCGTGATGTGGCGCCGTTGCTGCCGTGGTTTGTCGCGGGGGCGGTGAGCGGGCTGTTCACGGCGCATTTCGAGCGGGTGCTGATCGGAGCGGAAGGGGCGGACTTCGCGCTCGAGTGGGCGGACAGGCTGGTGCTGGCGGGGCGCGTGTTTTGGTTTTATGCGGGCAAGCTGCTGTGGCCGGGGGAGCTGATGTTTTTTTATCCGCGCTGGACGATCGATGCGGGCTTGTGGTGGCAGTGGCTGTTTTTGGCGGCGGGGATCGCGTTGCTTGGCGGGCTCGCCTGGTGGGCGAGGCGGGCACGGGGGCCGCTGGCGGTGGCGCTGCTTTTTGGCGGATCGCTTTTTCCCGTGCTGGGTTTTTTTAATGTTTATCCGTTCCTGTTTTCCTATGTCGCGGATCACTTCCAGTACCTGGCGAGTCTCTCGGTGTTCGCGCTGGCAGGCGCGGGATTGAGCAGACTGGAGATGACGGCGCGATGGGCGGCGGTGGTGGCGCTGTCGCTCGTCCTGGGCGTGCTTTCGTGGCGGCAGGCGGGGATGTACCGCGATCCATTCACGCTCTACGAAACGACTCTGGAGAGGAATCCGGCGTGCTGGATGGCGCACACCAATCTCGGGATCGCGCTGGTCGAGTCGGGGCGCGCGGACCTGGCGCTGGCGCATCATGAAGAGGCGCTGCGGCTCCGGCCGGAATATGCGAAGGGGGAACACAACTACGGGAAGGCGCTGAACCATCTGGGGCGTTTCGCGGAGGCGGTTGCGCCGCTGAGGCGCGCGGTCGCGCTGAAGCCGGACTTCGCGTCGGCGCACAACGAACTGGGCGCGGCACTCATGAGCACGGGACGGACGGAGGAGGGCGTCCTCCATTTAGAGACGGCGGTGAGCCTGAGCCGGGACTTCGGGATGGCGCACTGGAATCTTGGGCTGGCGCTAGCGTTGAGTGAGCGGGTGAAGGAAGCGCTGCCGCATTTTGAGGCGGCGGTGCGGTTGATGCCTGGCGATGTGGATGTGCGGCTGGAGCTGTCGCTCGCGCTGGCTTCAGAAAGTCGATACGCGGAGGCCATTGTCCAGCTGGAGAAGGCGCTGGAGTTGCGGCCGGATTCGGTGGCGGCGCACCAGCAACTCGCGCTGGTGCTGCGCGATCTCGGGCGCGCGGCGGAGGCGGAGGCTCACGAGCGGGAGGCGGTCCGGTTGGAGCGGAGCGGCGGGCGATAGCGCACTGCGGGGCACGTTACGCGGCGGTTGTTTCGCGGAGCGCGGGAGAGCTGCGGGCGGCGCGCTGGAAGAGTGCGGCGGAAGTGGCGAAGAGCGCGGCGAAGCAGGCGTTCAAGGCGAAGACCTGCCAGAGGCCGGGAGCGAAGTCGTGTTTGTGGAAGAGGAGCGCGATGACGGGGACGAGGAGTTGCGCGATGGCGGTGGCGACGAGCGCGCGGGACATGCCGGGGGATTGAAAGCGGGCGATGACGGCGCCGATGAGGCCGGTGAAGAGGACGGCGGCGTAGAGAAGATTGGCGGGGTTTTCCTCGCTGCCGATGATGCCGACGGCACTGTTGATCCAGACGAGCAGGAAGCATGTGACGAGTGCGAGGCCGGTGGCGAAGCGATAGGCGAGGGGGACGGTGTTGCGCGTGAGGAGCGCGTAAGCGAAGCCGGCCCCAGCGAGGAGCATCCACATGACGACGAAGTCGAGCGGGCCCCAGGCCCAGCCTTTGATTTTCAGCAGCATCGCTGTGAAGGGGATCGAGAGCGGGATCAGCGGCAGGAGCAGGATGCGGAGGAGGGTTTTGGGTTTCATGCTCAGGCAGAGTCTCCTGCGAATTCGAAGGGGCGAT from Nibricoccus aquaticus includes:
- a CDS encoding alpha/beta fold hydrolase, coding for MKKAPIARAFLLLGLVLLALSSARADDPARKYTFVIVHGATAGGWEWKRTGKFLADDGHEVHRVTLTGLGERMHLATAGVNLETHINDVVNLILFEDLHDVVLSGHSYGGMVITGVMDRIPERIRHVIFLDAMVPDDGQSAFDLVGGPPPKAKIVDGLVHFPWYNPDAPFPRGVPHPVKTFSEPVSYKNPAVKSLPVTYVAFVPAEKAEARATTDKNWHRAMTRGWTIRTFPGGHVAQQENPRGVATLMEDAVNDKNQPATQASAPPPPSK
- a CDS encoding glutaminase, whose translation is MDSLKPLLDEIVADLRARTDKGRVADYIPQLAKVSADKFAIAVAPLSGPVVTAGDADEPFSIQSISKLFTLTLALGQIGDRVWDRVGREPSGNAFNSIVQLEHEQGRPRNPFVNAGAIAVTDIILGGHRPKEAIGEILRFVRFLANDDAINIDRLVAQSEQAHGDRNMALAHFMRSFGVIQHPPAEVLGVYFHQCAIAMNCRQLAQAGLFLAANGRNPLTGFNVVSSPRARRINALMMTCGHYDGAGDFAFRVGLPGKSGVGGGILAIVPNRAVVAVWAPGLDANGNSLLGTAALELLVQRTGWSVFG
- a CDS encoding tetratricopeptide repeat protein → MSSRSRLQSAPPRTPWPDPVMFGLMLLVALAVYWPALRGEFIWDDDAHVTRVDLRSLGGLWRIWFEPGATQQFYPLLHSAFWMEHKLWGDAPIGYHLVNVGLHAGAATLFAMLLRRLAVPGAWLAGILFLVHPVCVESVAWISEQKNTLSLVLYLVAAHAYLRFEGKRSPGIYALATAVFVLALLTKTVTASLPAALLVVGWWRHGRLEWRRDVAPLLPWFVAGAVSGLFTAHFERVLIGAEGADFALEWADRLVLAGRVFWFYAGKLLWPGELMFFYPRWTIDAGLWWQWLFLAAGIALLGGLAWWARRARGPLAVALLFGGSLFPVLGFFNVYPFLFSYVADHFQYLASLSVFALAGAGLSRLEMTARWAAVVALSLVLGVLSWRQAGMYRDPFTLYETTLERNPACWMAHTNLGIALVESGRADLALAHHEEALRLRPEYAKGEHNYGKALNHLGRFAEAVAPLRRAVALKPDFASAHNELGAALMSTGRTEEGVLHLETAVSLSRDFGMAHWNLGLALALSERVKEALPHFEAAVRLMPGDVDVRLELSLALASESRYAEAIVQLEKALELRPDSVAAHQQLALVLRDLGRAAEAEAHEREAVRLERSGGR